One Natranaerovirga hydrolytica genomic region harbors:
- a CDS encoding GTP-binding protein, translated as MKVDIISGFLGAGKTSFIIKLLKEAFKNEKIVIIENEYGEIGIDGTLLKEYTMNIKELYSGCICCSVVGDFVTALDEIMNDYKPDRIIVEPSGVAKLSDIKRACEQSKYWRDMELNMIVTMLDATKYNIHIKNFGEFFNDQIKCGKTIVLTRIEQLSLEEKDHLIKEIQEKNSNANIISKPLEEINGEEIIEVGEKPAVKTDVIRKVENHQHHHEHHHHHTAEDVFEKWETLTHKAYEEDEIKNILMALDKKIAGNVLRGKGIVKHKVSGWLQFSYVHNEHHITPIKEQKQGQVYIVGHGLKEEQLKTFFAS; from the coding sequence ATGAAAGTAGACATTATTTCAGGGTTTTTAGGTGCAGGAAAAACATCATTCATAATTAAATTATTAAAAGAAGCTTTTAAAAACGAAAAAATTGTCATTATTGAAAATGAATATGGAGAAATCGGTATAGATGGGACGTTGTTAAAGGAATATACAATGAATATAAAAGAGCTTTATTCTGGATGTATTTGTTGTAGTGTGGTAGGGGATTTTGTAACAGCTTTGGATGAGATTATGAATGATTATAAACCAGATAGGATTATAGTGGAACCATCAGGTGTTGCAAAACTTTCAGATATCAAAAGAGCTTGTGAACAATCAAAATATTGGCGTGATATGGAACTCAATATGATTGTAACCATGCTTGATGCTACAAAATACAATATACACATTAAAAATTTCGGGGAATTTTTTAACGATCAAATTAAATGTGGAAAGACCATTGTGTTAACTCGAATTGAACAATTATCTTTAGAAGAAAAAGATCACCTCATAAAAGAAATACAAGAAAAAAATTCAAACGCAAACATTATATCCAAACCGTTAGAAGAGATAAACGGAGAGGAAATTATTGAGGTTGGAGAAAAACCAGCGGTTAAGACGGATGTTATAAGAAAAGTAGAGAATCATCAACATCATCATGAACATCATCACCACCATACGGCAGAAGATGTTTTCGAAAAATGGGAAACCCTAACTCATAAAGCTTATGAGGAAGATGAAATTAAAAACATTCTAATGGCATTAGACAAAAAGATTGCAGGGAATGTACTAAGAGGGAAAGGTATAGTAAAGCACAAGGTTTCAGGGTGGCTTCAGTTCAGTTACGTGCACAATGAGCACCATATAACACCGATTAAAGAACAGAAACAAGGACAGGTATATATAGTGGGGCATGGTCTAAAAGAAGAACAGTTAAAGACGTTTTTTGCTTCGTAA
- a CDS encoding permease codes for MKIKVDIVTGFLGSGKTTFYKEYIKEKKIPKEKILYIQLEEGEEDWDGVINKKLASRSESLTSSQLLDWMNKHHPEYIVIETNGMDYLNDLFEILQMKSLKKSIMINNIYNCIHSEMISIYERNFNDLFYEQINNSNIMVLNFVENLSSEAIHDIKLKVAEYKAGSKIWILCKDKVIKKEDRMSFNKTFENSIPFFLGIFVLFIIYSSVNPYIEIEVYSTVFIGLLLEAIPFLLMGSMISAVIQVFVSEPWITKWFPQNKILGYVVALSAGVFFPVCDCAIIPIMRRLIKKGIPISIAITFMLSAPIVDPIVILSTFYAFWSNTMVVYFRIILGLIIALAVGLLFLVLQKDKDILKEDTNLFLCQCGYCQLDVKRPYGLKDKIIGVFQHGGAEFIGIGRFFIVAAMLSTAIQLYMPDRLVTQLGQQEGLSLIIMMAAAFIMSICSTSDAFLAQSLGSAFPLSSIMGFLVFGAMLDIKNLMILLTLFKKKFVFKLVGVITLVSLVVLYAFVLWM; via the coding sequence TTGAAAATAAAAGTAGATATCGTAACAGGGTTTTTAGGATCTGGAAAAACTACTTTTTATAAAGAATATATCAAAGAAAAAAAAATTCCAAAAGAAAAAATACTCTATATTCAATTAGAAGAAGGGGAAGAGGATTGGGATGGCGTTATTAACAAAAAGTTAGCAAGCAGAAGTGAATCCTTAACAAGTAGTCAATTGCTTGATTGGATGAATAAGCACCATCCAGAATATATAGTAATAGAAACAAATGGCATGGATTATTTAAATGATCTTTTTGAAATATTACAAATGAAATCATTGAAAAAAAGCATAATGATCAACAACATTTATAATTGTATACATAGTGAAATGATATCAATATACGAACGTAATTTTAATGATTTGTTTTATGAGCAAATTAACAATTCAAATATTATGGTACTTAATTTCGTAGAAAATTTATCTAGTGAAGCAATTCATGACATTAAGTTAAAGGTAGCAGAATATAAAGCAGGTAGTAAGATATGGATTTTATGCAAGGACAAGGTTATAAAAAAAGAGGATAGAATGTCTTTTAATAAAACATTTGAAAACAGTATTCCATTTTTTTTAGGGATTTTTGTTTTGTTTATTATTTATTCTTCTGTTAATCCTTATATAGAGATTGAAGTTTATAGTACGGTTTTTATTGGTTTGCTTTTAGAAGCAATCCCATTTTTGCTCATGGGTTCTATGATTTCTGCTGTCATACAAGTTTTTGTGTCAGAACCATGGATCACCAAATGGTTTCCCCAAAATAAAATTTTAGGATATGTGGTTGCATTAAGTGCAGGTGTATTCTTCCCAGTATGTGATTGTGCCATTATTCCTATCATGAGAAGGCTTATTAAAAAAGGCATTCCCATATCCATAGCCATTACCTTTATGTTGTCAGCGCCAATTGTAGATCCTATTGTCATACTGTCTACCTTTTATGCCTTTTGGTCTAATACAATGGTGGTTTATTTTAGAATCATACTAGGGTTAATCATCGCTTTAGCAGTGGGGTTATTGTTTTTGGTATTACAAAAAGACAAAGATATATTAAAAGAGGATACCAATCTTTTTTTATGCCAATGTGGGTATTGTCAATTAGATGTTAAAAGACCTTATGGTTTGAAAGATAAAATAATAGGTGTTTTTCAACATGGAGGAGCAGAATTTATTGGTATTGGTAGGTTTTTTATTGTGGCAGCTATGCTATCTACAGCCATACAACTCTATATGCCCGATCGTTTAGTCACTCAGTTAGGACAGCAAGAAGGTTTGTCTTTAATCATTATGATGGCAGCAGCATTTATTATGTCTATTTGCTCTACTTCCGATGCTTTTTTAGCTCAAAGTCTCGGTAGTGCTTTTCCGTTATCTTCTATTATGGGGTTTTTAGTATTTGGAGCCATGTTAGATATAAAAAATCTTATGATATTATTAACCTTATTTAAAAAGAAATTTGTATTTAAACTGGTTGGCGTTATAACGTTGGTGTCATTGGTAGTATTATATGCCTTTGTTTTATGGATGTAA
- a CDS encoding TIGR03943 family putative permease subunit yields the protein MKLRKKQPINIYIILQSSIIILFLLAFIYILKEDWLLKYLHPRMAKYVWIAIVLFAGIILSYIKQLFSYKKGKRIPYSYLIFLMPILLMFLVPPVTIDSSSIQESRVNRMSIESNTTNNTESVKDERDNSSISQLNAPFNNSALYSNNGVLEIEKDDFYSSLMELYYDLDSYVGQQIAIEGFVYRDDLTQENEFIVSQLLMSCCVADVQLIGLICEYNHTEDLLMDQWVKVHGTLTRGEGDNQQMAVIKVKQIEEIDEPNHIYIYPY from the coding sequence ATGAAACTTAGAAAAAAACAACCCATTAATATTTATATCATTTTGCAAAGTAGTATTATTATTTTGTTTTTACTGGCTTTTATTTATATCTTAAAAGAAGACTGGTTATTAAAGTATTTACATCCTAGAATGGCCAAATATGTATGGATTGCCATTGTCTTATTTGCCGGTATTATCTTATCTTACATCAAACAATTGTTTTCTTATAAAAAAGGAAAGAGAATACCCTACAGTTATTTGATATTCTTAATGCCTATACTGTTGATGTTTTTGGTACCTCCGGTTACCATCGATTCATCTTCTATACAAGAATCAAGAGTTAATAGGATGAGCATAGAATCCAATACCACAAACAATACAGAATCAGTAAAGGATGAAAGAGACAACTCGTCAATTAGTCAATTAAATGCACCATTTAATAACAGTGCATTATACAGTAATAATGGTGTATTAGAGATTGAAAAAGATGATTTTTATTCCAGCTTAATGGAGCTGTATTATGATTTAGACAGTTATGTAGGACAGCAGATAGCCATTGAAGGTTTTGTTTATAGGGATGACTTAACACAAGAAAACGAATTTATTGTGAGTCAATTGTTAATGTCTTGTTGTGTAGCAGATGTACAATTAATAGGTCTTATATGTGAATACAATCATACAGAAGATTTATTGATGGACCAATGGGTTAAAGTCCATGGTACTTTGACAAGAGGTGAAGGCGATAATCAACAAATGGCAGTTATAAAAGTGAAGCAAATAGAGGAAATAGATGAACCTAACCACATTTACATCTATCCTTATTAA
- the anfO gene encoding Fe-only nitrogenase accessory protein AnfO: protein MKIAVFLSDKGHTIPFDKEGIVKIFEKNKHIWTVYKEIPFEVDKSKGIQGVRQQIKEIVNLLEKSHAVVAAKVTGLPYTILEMEGYNIWEIEGKPNEFLEYVLEEEQKESLKEKDGSKESVVISMPQKINTNGDYYINLKEEQEKNSAVTSKQLLLPFLKKAIFYQLEVICGHIPPWFEKEFESLGLDKEVEKINDNEYKVMITRKTFKN from the coding sequence ATGAAGATAGCAGTGTTCTTAAGCGATAAAGGCCATACAATCCCCTTTGACAAAGAAGGGATAGTAAAAATATTTGAGAAAAATAAACACATATGGACAGTTTATAAAGAAATACCATTTGAAGTAGACAAATCTAAAGGTATTCAAGGAGTACGTCAGCAGATAAAAGAAATAGTCAATTTACTGGAAAAAAGTCATGCAGTTGTAGCAGCAAAGGTAACGGGGTTGCCATATACTATATTGGAAATGGAAGGTTATAATATATGGGAAATTGAAGGGAAGCCTAATGAGTTTTTAGAATATGTATTAGAAGAGGAGCAAAAGGAATCTTTAAAAGAAAAAGATGGATCTAAAGAATCCGTTGTAATATCTATGCCACAAAAGATTAATACAAATGGAGATTATTATATTAACTTAAAAGAAGAACAAGAAAAAAATAGTGCTGTCACATCAAAACAGTTGTTATTGCCCTTTTTAAAAAAGGCTATATTCTATCAGTTGGAAGTAATATGTGGGCACATTCCACCTTGGTTTGAAAAAGAATTTGAAAGTTTAGGATTAGATAAGGAAGTAGAAAAAATAAACGATAATGAGTATAAAGTAATGATTACTAGAAAAACCTTTAAAAACTAA
- the trpS gene encoding tryptophan--tRNA ligase, with the protein MADDKKVIFSGMQATGIITLGNYIGALKNWVSLHEAYDCLFSVVDLHSITIRHDPAQLRKRSRDLLTLYIAAGLDPEKNIIYYQSHVPAHAELAWILNCYTYMGELNRMTQYKEKSEKNEDNINAGLFTYPVLMAADILLYQTDVVPVGNDQRQHLELARDIATRFNNIYGEVFKIPEPYFGEVGARIMSLQEPTKKMSKSDENVNGFISVLDEPDVIMKKVKRAVTDSDREIRYSEDKPGVKNLIDIYSVMTGTDIENVVNHFEGKGYGDLKKEVGESIVEGLRPLQTRFKALSADKAYIDEVIKSNGDRASYLAHKTLRKVKKKVGLPQ; encoded by the coding sequence ATGGCTGATGACAAAAAAGTTATTTTTAGTGGCATGCAAGCAACAGGTATTATTACATTAGGTAATTACATTGGGGCTCTAAAAAATTGGGTTTCTTTACATGAAGCGTACGATTGTCTTTTTTCGGTGGTGGATTTACACTCTATTACAATCAGACACGATCCTGCTCAATTAAGAAAGCGTTCTAGAGATTTATTAACTTTATATATAGCTGCAGGGCTTGATCCAGAAAAAAATATCATTTATTATCAATCTCATGTTCCAGCTCATGCTGAATTGGCTTGGATATTAAATTGTTACACTTATATGGGTGAGCTGAATAGAATGACACAATACAAAGAGAAATCAGAGAAAAATGAAGACAATATAAATGCAGGATTGTTTACTTATCCTGTGCTGATGGCAGCAGATATTTTATTGTATCAAACCGATGTGGTTCCAGTTGGTAATGATCAAAGACAACATTTAGAATTAGCAAGAGACATTGCAACACGTTTTAATAATATTTATGGTGAGGTATTTAAGATACCAGAACCATACTTTGGTGAAGTTGGAGCTAGAATTATGAGTCTTCAAGAGCCTACTAAAAAAATGTCAAAATCAGATGAAAATGTCAATGGATTTATTTCTGTTCTTGATGAACCAGATGTGATAATGAAGAAGGTAAAAAGAGCCGTTACAGATTCAGATAGAGAAATTAGATATTCAGAGGACAAACCAGGCGTTAAAAATTTAATTGACATTTATAGCGTTATGACAGGTACAGACATTGAGAATGTTGTGAATCACTTTGAAGGAAAAGGGTATGGTGATCTTAAGAAAGAAGTAGGAGAGTCTATTGTAGAAGGCTTACGTCCTTTACAAACCCGTTTTAAAGCATTAAGTGCAGACAAGGCATATATTGATGAAGTGATAAAAAGCAATGGAGATAGAGCAAGTTATCTTGCTCATAAAACATTAAGAAAAGTAAAGAAAAAAGTCGGTTTACCCCAATAA
- a CDS encoding helix-turn-helix domain-containing protein produces MKIGPKIRRLRMQKGLTQEELAGRSELSKGFISQLERDLTSPSIATLVDILQCLGTDLKTFFSDTKDEQVVFKKTDFFIKEDAQLSNEIQWIIPNAQKNMMEPLIINIESDGSTYPHNPHEGEEFGYVLQGTIELHIGTEMYKVKKGEAFSFIPNQIHHLKNTTPSKATILWISCPPSF; encoded by the coding sequence ATGAAGATAGGACCCAAAATAAGAAGATTGCGTATGCAAAAAGGTCTTACACAGGAAGAATTAGCTGGTCGCTCAGAGTTGTCTAAAGGATTCATTTCTCAATTGGAGCGGGATTTAACGTCGCCTTCAATAGCAACTTTAGTTGATATATTACAATGTCTTGGAACGGATTTAAAAACCTTTTTTAGTGATACCAAAGATGAACAAGTTGTTTTTAAAAAAACAGACTTTTTTATAAAAGAAGATGCTCAACTCAGCAATGAAATTCAGTGGATTATTCCTAATGCACAAAAAAATATGATGGAACCCCTTATTATTAATATAGAATCTGACGGCTCTACTTATCCCCATAACCCACATGAAGGCGAAGAATTTGGATATGTATTACAGGGTACTATTGAATTACATATTGGTACTGAAATGTATAAAGTAAAAAAAGGCGAGGCTTTTTCTTTTATTCCTAACCAAATTCATCATTTAAAAAACACTACGCCATCAAAGGCAACAATACTTTGGATTAGCTGTCCACCTAGCTTTTAA
- a CDS encoding MBOAT family O-acyltransferase yields the protein MLFNSFEFILFFLIVISIYFILPYRLRWVLLLASSYYFYMAWKPEYVLLIIFSTIVDYLVSRRMGQVKEKKKRKKYLFISLLTNLGLLIFFKYAFFISESLNGVFSTFNITYPLPTNFSIILPMGISFYTFQTLSYTIDVYRGKIKPEKHFGVFALYVSFFPQLVAGPIERSDRLIPQFYKKHKFDLKRIGDGLKLMLVGFFKKLVIADRVAMVVNHIYNQPSEFEGLYLVIATLLFGFQILCDFSGYSDIAIGTAKVLGIDLMTNFKSPYFATSIKDFWKRWHISLSTWFKDYVYIPLGGNRVKLPRMYFNLFVTFLISGLWHGANWNFVIWGGLHGCYQIIGNITKPIKDKIINLLKLNRLPFILPFIQRVVTFALVTFAWIFFRANTFEDARYIISHLLVDIELWLNSGYVYDVGIDLGVTLTEVVMIILSIMVLLMIEWFGRKESIHLRLLRTHFIIRWAFYYLLIIMVFTMGVFYDGSEFIYFQF from the coding sequence ATGCTATTTAATTCTTTTGAATTTATTTTGTTTTTCTTGATTGTTATTAGTATATATTTTATATTACCCTATCGTTTAAGATGGGTTTTATTATTGGCATCCAGTTATTATTTTTATATGGCTTGGAAACCAGAGTATGTTTTATTAATTATTTTTTCAACCATTGTTGATTATTTAGTGTCTCGTAGAATGGGACAAGTAAAAGAAAAAAAGAAAAGAAAAAAGTATCTTTTTATTAGTTTGTTAACCAATTTAGGCTTACTGATTTTTTTCAAATACGCTTTTTTTATAAGTGAATCTTTAAATGGTGTTTTTTCCACATTTAATATAACGTATCCTTTACCAACTAACTTTAGTATCATCTTGCCAATGGGAATATCTTTTTATACTTTTCAAACCTTAAGTTATACCATTGATGTGTATAGAGGGAAAATAAAACCTGAAAAGCATTTTGGCGTATTTGCGTTGTATGTTTCATTCTTTCCACAATTGGTTGCAGGACCAATTGAGCGTTCAGATCGATTAATACCTCAATTTTATAAAAAACATAAATTTGACCTTAAAAGAATTGGTGATGGCTTAAAATTAATGTTGGTAGGCTTTTTTAAAAAACTGGTCATTGCAGATAGGGTCGCTATGGTTGTCAACCATATTTACAATCAACCCAGCGAGTTTGAAGGCCTTTATCTTGTCATTGCAACACTTTTGTTTGGTTTTCAAATATTATGTGACTTTAGTGGTTATTCAGATATAGCAATTGGAACAGCAAAAGTACTGGGTATCGATTTAATGACTAATTTTAAAAGTCCTTACTTTGCAACATCTATTAAAGATTTTTGGAAAAGATGGCATATTTCTTTATCCACTTGGTTTAAAGATTATGTGTATATCCCTTTAGGTGGAAATCGAGTTAAACTACCAAGAATGTATTTTAATCTATTCGTTACCTTTTTAATTAGCGGTTTGTGGCATGGTGCCAATTGGAATTTTGTTATATGGGGTGGCTTACATGGGTGTTACCAAATCATAGGCAACATAACCAAACCGATAAAGGATAAAATCATTAACTTGTTAAAACTGAATAGGTTGCCATTCATATTACCTTTTATTCAAAGGGTCGTTACATTTGCCTTAGTCACCTTTGCTTGGATATTTTTTAGAGCCAATACATTTGAAGATGCCCGTTATATTATAAGCCATTTGTTAGTAGACATTGAACTTTGGTTAAACAGTGGTTATGTCTATGATGTAGGGATTGATTTAGGCGTTACTTTGACAGAAGTCGTTATGATTATCCTTTCTATTATGGTATTGTTAATGATAGAGTGGTTTGGAAGAAAAGAATCTATCCATTTGCGTTTATTAAGAACACATTTTATCATCAGATGGGCTTTTTATTATCTATTAATTATAATGGTATTTACGATGGGAGTTTTTTACGATGGGAGCGAATTCATTTATTTCCAATTTTAA
- a CDS encoding SGNH/GDSL hydrolase family protein produces MGANSFISNFKIFLKGIIFLAGAVVLLYYVGEHYEEVANRNEGVPFAVRRFNEFYEQERNSIDMVFIGSSHSYCTFDPEIFDSALETSSFQMGTPLQYPATSYYVLKEVLNYQEPSIVVFEIYWDMIDESFNLLQADWFLEALQSETLEEEYINEVFPIEERIKYHTNIIRYQGDVISYYDRELKELAQDYRRKVPEEETRREGTEYYRSKGYAYADYVIPEEQMGRDNQFYGFDGKDWDIHEVQLDYIEKFIDLARANNIELIFVTAPVANVSMEMIVNYDVIYESIKRLSEEHNVPYIDYNIVNMEEGLLENKHFRDDAHLNHSGVEIVDAHFINWMLENELLESVLDR; encoded by the coding sequence ATGGGAGCGAATTCATTTATTTCCAATTTTAAAATATTTTTAAAAGGCATTATTTTTCTAGCAGGTGCTGTTGTATTGCTTTATTATGTAGGTGAGCATTATGAAGAGGTTGCCAATAGAAATGAAGGGGTGCCCTTTGCTGTTAGAAGATTTAATGAGTTTTATGAGCAAGAAAGAAATTCAATAGATATGGTTTTTATCGGGTCATCCCATTCATATTGTACCTTTGATCCTGAAATATTTGATTCGGCACTTGAAACCAGTTCTTTTCAAATGGGGACACCTCTACAATACCCTGCAACAAGTTATTATGTCTTAAAAGAAGTGCTGAATTATCAAGAACCCAGTATCGTGGTATTTGAAATTTATTGGGATATGATTGATGAGTCTTTTAATTTATTACAAGCGGATTGGTTTTTAGAAGCCTTACAGTCAGAAACTTTAGAAGAAGAATATATAAATGAGGTATTTCCTATAGAAGAGAGAATTAAGTACCATACCAATATTATTCGCTATCAAGGAGATGTCATTTCATATTATGATAGAGAGTTAAAAGAGTTAGCCCAAGACTATAGAAGAAAAGTTCCTGAAGAAGAAACAAGAAGAGAGGGGACAGAATACTATCGTTCAAAAGGCTATGCGTATGCGGATTATGTCATTCCAGAAGAGCAAATGGGTCGAGACAATCAATTTTATGGATTTGATGGGAAAGATTGGGACATTCATGAGGTTCAATTAGACTATATTGAGAAGTTTATTGACTTGGCAAGAGCCAACAATATTGAGCTGATTTTTGTTACAGCACCAGTGGCAAATGTGTCTATGGAGATGATAGTTAATTACGATGTGATTTATGAAAGCATTAAAAGGTTGTCAGAAGAACACAATGTGCCTTATATTGATTATAATATTGTTAATATGGAGGAAGGCTTATTAGAAAATAAGCATTTTAGAGATGATGCCCATTTGAACCATAGTGGCGTTGAGATTGTAGACGCTCATTTTATTAATTGGATGTTGGAGAATGAATTGCTTGAAAGTGTTTTAGACAGGTGA
- the aroC gene encoding chorismate synthase: MSGSNFGDLFKISTWGESHGKALGVVIDGCPAGLELTEEDIQMDLNKRKPGQSSYTTPRKEGDLVEILSGVFEGKTTGTPISLLVYNNNQRSKDYSNIKEVFRPGHADMVYDHKYGFRDYRGGGRSSGRETIGRVAAGAIAKKILSTIGVEFTTYTASIGDISINKAVFNKDEIFNNPFYMPDSNAANEAANYLKKVMKEKDSCGGTIECVVKNTPIGLGEPVFDKCDALLAQGLMSIGSVKAVEIGSGTQACKMTGYEHNDFYQTKADQVIKESNNAGGMVGGITDGSDLFLRATIKPTPSIAKGQQTTTHSGENLEINVEGRHDPIIVPRAVIVVEAMVALTLVDLLFKNMTSQMQYIKKIYG; the protein is encoded by the coding sequence ATGTCTGGTTCAAATTTCGGAGATTTATTTAAAATATCTACTTGGGGAGAGTCTCATGGTAAGGCTTTAGGCGTTGTGATTGATGGATGTCCTGCTGGCCTTGAGCTGACTGAAGAAGATATTCAAATGGATTTAAATAAAAGAAAGCCGGGGCAATCTTCCTATACGACCCCAAGAAAAGAAGGAGATCTAGTAGAAATCTTATCAGGTGTTTTTGAAGGAAAAACCACTGGAACACCTATCTCTTTATTAGTTTATAATAACAACCAACGTTCGAAAGATTACTCCAATATAAAAGAGGTGTTTCGTCCAGGTCATGCGGATATGGTATATGATCATAAATATGGTTTTAGAGATTATAGAGGTGGGGGACGTTCTTCTGGACGGGAAACCATTGGCAGAGTTGCTGCAGGAGCCATTGCCAAAAAAATACTCTCTACTATTGGCGTAGAATTCACCACCTATACTGCTTCTATTGGTGATATCTCCATTAACAAAGCTGTTTTTAATAAAGACGAAATCTTTAACAACCCTTTTTATATGCCTGATTCAAATGCTGCCAATGAAGCAGCCAATTATTTAAAAAAAGTGATGAAAGAAAAAGATTCTTGTGGTGGAACCATTGAATGTGTTGTTAAAAATACACCTATTGGTTTAGGTGAACCTGTTTTTGACAAATGTGATGCCCTTCTTGCCCAAGGACTGATGTCCATTGGTTCTGTAAAAGCTGTTGAAATTGGTAGTGGTACCCAGGCTTGTAAAATGACAGGCTATGAACATAATGATTTTTATCAGACAAAAGCAGATCAAGTTATAAAAGAAAGTAATAACGCCGGGGGAATGGTTGGTGGGATTACAGATGGAAGTGACCTATTTTTAAGAGCTACTATTAAACCAACACCTTCTATTGCCAAAGGCCAACAAACAACCACTCACTCTGGTGAAAACTTAGAAATTAATGTAGAAGGAAGACATGACCCTATTATTGTCCCAAGAGCCGTTATCGTTGTTGAAGCAATGGTTGCATTAACATTAGTGGATTTATTATTTAAAAATATGACCTCACAAATGCAATATATAAAAAAAATATATGGTTAG
- the tgt gene encoding tRNA guanosine(34) transglycosylase Tgt: MYKLLNIDGKAKRGEFHTTHGVIQTPVFMNVGTAAAIKGAVSTKDLEDVKCQVELSNTYHLHLRPGDEVIKKLGGLHQFMVWDKPILTDSGGFQVFSLTSLRKIKEEGVYFSSHIDGKKIFMGPEESMQIQSNLGSTIAMAFDECPPYPATREYMKSSVDRTTRWLERCKVELNRLNKLEDTINPNQLLFGINQGGTYEDMRIEHAKVISELDLPGYAIGGLAVGESHSEMYRILEAVVPHLPQEKPTYLMGVGTPENILEAVDRGVDFFDCVYPTRNGRHGHVYINQGKLNLFNAKFQLDDRPIEEGCQCPACQSYSRAYIRHLLKAKEMLGMRLCVLHNLYFYNTMMEEIREAIANNRYQEYKQAKIDGFNVKV, translated from the coding sequence ATGTATAAGTTACTTAATATAGATGGAAAAGCCAAAAGAGGTGAGTTTCATACAACACATGGTGTTATTCAAACCCCTGTTTTTATGAATGTTGGAACAGCTGCAGCTATTAAAGGGGCTGTTTCTACAAAAGATTTAGAAGATGTAAAGTGTCAAGTGGAGTTATCCAATACCTATCATCTTCATTTAAGACCAGGAGATGAAGTGATAAAAAAATTAGGCGGTTTGCATCAATTTATGGTATGGGACAAGCCTATTTTAACAGACTCTGGAGGATTTCAAGTTTTTTCATTAACCAGTTTAAGAAAGATTAAAGAAGAAGGGGTCTATTTTTCTTCTCACATAGATGGTAAAAAGATTTTTATGGGGCCTGAAGAAAGTATGCAAATACAATCTAACTTAGGTTCAACCATTGCAATGGCATTTGATGAGTGTCCCCCATATCCTGCAACGAGGGAATATATGAAATCATCAGTTGATAGAACCACTAGATGGTTAGAACGATGCAAAGTAGAGTTAAATCGATTAAATAAATTAGAAGATACCATTAATCCAAATCAATTATTGTTTGGCATTAACCAAGGCGGTACTTACGAAGATATGCGAATAGAACATGCAAAAGTTATATCAGAGTTGGATTTACCAGGTTATGCCATTGGTGGTTTAGCAGTAGGAGAAAGTCATAGTGAAATGTACCGTATACTAGAAGCAGTTGTCCCTCATTTGCCACAAGAAAAACCGACTTACTTAATGGGGGTTGGCACACCAGAGAATATTTTAGAAGCAGTGGATAGAGGTGTAGACTTTTTTGATTGTGTGTACCCAACAAGAAATGGCAGACATGGACATGTTTATATCAATCAAGGCAAGTTGAATTTATTTAATGCAAAGTTTCAATTAGATGATAGACCAATAGAAGAAGGTTGTCAGTGTCCCGCTTGTCAATCCTATAGTAGGGCATATATCAGGCATTTGTTAAAAGCAAAAGAAATGTTAGGTATGCGTTTATGTGTGCTTCATAATTTGTATTTTTATAATACAATGATGGAAGAAATTAGAGAAGCCATTGCAAATAATAGGTACCAAGAATATAAGCAGGCAAAAATTGATGGATTTAATGTGAAAGTCTAA
- the yajC gene encoding preprotein translocase subunit YajC: MSNLLFFLGGTANPAGNQGVLGIFIWVGFMVLLWFVMIRPQKKRQKAVSEMQSSIKVGDSILTTGGLFGKVVDEVNNLLIVEFGINKGVKIPILKESVAAIREPELTLEKEVENRD, translated from the coding sequence ATGTCAAATTTATTATTTTTTTTAGGAGGAACAGCTAACCCAGCTGGAAATCAAGGTGTTCTGGGGATATTTATATGGGTTGGATTTATGGTATTGTTATGGTTTGTGATGATACGTCCGCAAAAAAAGCGTCAAAAAGCTGTTAGTGAAATGCAAAGCAGTATCAAAGTAGGCGATTCTATTTTAACGACAGGTGGATTATTTGGTAAAGTAGTAGACGAAGTTAATAATCTATTAATCGTTGAATTTGGTATTAATAAAGGTGTTAAGATACCGATTTTAAAAGAGTCTGTTGCAGCTATTAGAGAGCCAGAATTAACTCTTGAAAAAGAAGTAGAAAATAGAGATTAA